In the Tetrapisispora phaffii CBS 4417 chromosome 10, complete genome genome, AGTTTAAATGGAAAGCTGTTTGAATCTTTGCAATTTACAGAattaccaaaaaaaaagtaaatgAAACGGACAGGAATCGAACCTGCAACCTTTCGATTTCGATTGCAATTGTCTCCTTATAATCCAGAATTTAATTGGAGTCGAAAGCTCTACCATTGAGCCACCGCTTCATCTATTTTGtgaaatttatttcaatctaTGATGGTAAAAGAAGTAGATCATGATATAACATTACTAATTGTTATTCCTGTAAACCTGAAACAACAAAatgtggagaaacaagcttatgttggttagTACCAACGTCTATGTTAGTGTCGTTAGTCACTTTAGTTGCTTTCAAGAAGTCCATCTTCgtaatagttaaataatcgattggtcttttattagtataTTCAAACGAttatatatagagttaCATGTCCTCTTAATATATGAGTTATCTCAcaattgaatgaacacATTACGTGTTCAGTCATTctcctaagatctttagtgATGTATTTTACATTTGTGTTTATCACGTAGctatttacattgtagtgagaaattttcacctaccacttggaagattgttctagaccttctttccattagtaagtgatctattagttctggactcaaagtgtcataaactcttagttctgtcacatacattacaataattctgacactattttattatatattatatactttataataaaaagaatcaaGCTTTGTTGAATATAACAAGAATAATTAAAGTTGCGAATCAGCGCTTCCCATCCGTTCTAATATAATAGTCTGTATCATATCTGTCTATCTATTGTATTACATTCCTGTCATAAATTCGTTAATATTAGTACCCATCATTAAAATAGAAATTCAGTGACTCAGCAATCAATGTGATctcattttcttcaatagCATTGTTATTTAAGTCCGACGTACTTTAGTAATAGTAGTCgatcaatattttataatgtGATCTATACAAAGACATATAACGTCTGTAAATAATCAAGTAAATAATTGCTTTTCTTATTTACTTGTTGCTTTTATTTAAGCTCATTTGTTGCACTAGAAGATACTAACTAGATCTCGTAAAAATCTTAATTCCGTGAAGTATTtgtttatcaaaatattattatgcACTTGTTTTatcttaataataatactgtGCTATTGACCAAATCCATCTCactatttatttaagtTGGAAAAGTCCATATGAGTACCCActctatatataatagtACTAGCAATTTCGTCAAATTCTAACAAAAACACTCAATTTCAAACCCTTTCGTTCAGATATAAGGAAGATATGTTCCCAGGTAAAATCTTATTTTATGTATTATagttaatatttaaaataaaaaaccAGTCAGTGTATTACTTAATCAATGGGCTTGaaagatgataatgatacaATGAAAAACCCCGCTCTGTGAGAATAATATCAAGCCTTGCTTCCCCAAACATTTACTCCTAACCATTTcctgaatatattaaattcagctacattttttaacaatgTTTCTGTGGTAATTTCAACCTTTTGCTCTGCGCAATATTCTCTTATTATGTTCTGATTTTGACACAGCTCATCGAATACAAACTGATTAAAAACTACCACTTGAGAAGACCATGATCGTACTATATCAGtaacaaatatattcaaacgTAATTCAAGTTGTGTATCGTTCATTATTTCACTTTTAATTGGAATTTTTTGTAGGAATACGTTGGCGTTAATAAGACCAGTAAGTATGTTTGTCAGAATAAGTTGACATCTTACTTTTTTGtcattttctttctcaAACAGAACATTGCAGTATCCCATTATGATTTCCACTTCACGCTGTATTGTTGTAATTAATTTCTTATCAAAAATCTTTCTGTAATCTGATAATCGTGAAGTATCTCTCACGATCCCTTGCTCATTTTGCTCTAACAcatatttttcatcatatttattattaagtTCCAGTAGTCTTGCCTCTTTAACATCAAGTACAGCTTGAAACATTTTTCGTGAATTCTGCAACGATTTCTGAATTACTTTAtcaacaatatatttatcgGTGTTTTCAATGTGATAACAAAAATGCATTATATCCATTACCAGACACCCTacattaatgaaataatcTATACAGGTGGTGATATACTTTGAATCAGCTGGATTGTTTCCAGATGATAGACGGTTGGTAAAATCATTGATTTCACGATTCTTTTTGTCGAAATCAAGTAATTCAATGTTTACAATATCTTGAGGATCTAAATTTTTCGTTCCCATTTCAGAAGCTCTCATAGTTCCTatgattatatatatatatatatatttgagcTGTAATAGTCATGTTTATGCATCATTCTCAAAAAGTCTCCAACCTTGAGACAAAAATTGCATACAATAGTAATTTGTTAATTGCTTAAGATGTAAATTCgcttcaaaaatatttcaactCATCGCTTGATCTACGGTACGAATTCTACGCATAACAGACATCAATGATACCCTTCCTAATTAAATACTTAAAAGATTCTAGATctgaagaaaatttttatttaattcacacacatatatatatatatattttaatcaatttatgctttaatttaaatactTGATGGTAGTTGCATATTCCAAGCTCGTAACGTATCCCATTACAGACAGACGCTCGCTAGAATTActtattaataaatgtgACAAGATATCATTCAGCAACACAGTTGTTTCTGAGAAGTTGCTATGATCAACGCTTAAAATTAAGTGATACCAATTGACCgttttaatgaatatagTCTACCAAGTTTACCTTTTATAATTGgaagatatttatatggATGTACATAATACCATTATTCACCATACAATTTGTAAACCCGGACACTTCATAGCTTTTCGGCGTAAAAATTTTCAGTGAAGCCATCtctaaaaattgataaactTTTGATATCAAGAGCCACTAAATTATGTGTGATTGAAAATgtgattatatttttatgaaGATAGCTTAAAAGACAATCATAGGTAATATCGATAGTACTTTATCTTCACACTGGCTATTAAAACCAAtaatttggaaaaatttTGCTATTAGCCTCATATCCATATTGATTAGATTACTTAAACGTCGAAGTTATATGGATAGctgttgaaaaattataaaactgAAACTATaacaaagagaaaaagaagCAATGTCgagatttgaaatttattcaCCAGAAGGGTTAAGATTGGATGGACGTAGATGGAATGAGGTGCGTAGATTTGAATGTTCAATAAACACACATGCTCATGCAGCTGATGGTTCCTCATACCTGGAACAAGGAAATAATAAGATTATTACTTTAGTGAAAGGCCCAAAGGAACCTTCCTTACGTTCTCAAGCCAATTCTTTGAAGGCTACAATGGATGTATCTGTTAATATAACCAGattttctaaatttgaaagaagTGCAATTAGTcataaaaatgaaagacGTGTTTTAGAAATTCAAACTGCTCTTCTGCgtacttttgaaaaaaacaTCATGTTACATCTATACCCAAGAACTCAAATTAGCATACAGGTTCATATTTTGCAACAAGATGGCGGTATGTTCGCATCTTTAATCAATGGGATAACTTTAGCTCTAATTGATGCAGGTATCGCAATGTATGATTATGTGAGTGGAATATCAATTGGTCTATTTGATACAACCCCTTTATTAGATGTAAATACTTTAGAAGAAAATGCAATGAGTACAGTTACATTGGGTGTTATTGGTAAATCTGAAAAACTATCACTATTATCTGTAGAGGATAAAATACCACTAGATCGATTAGAAAGTGTTTTAGCAATTGGTATTGCTGGTGCGCATAGATTAAGAGATCTTATGGATGAAGAACTAAGAAAACATGCACATAAGAGAGTGATAAAAGCTTCAAccaaataattataaactATACTTGCATTTTAGCTTATTTTACTTAactgaaattaaaagattgCATTACCAATATACTACTGTAACGACAAAATACTCGTTTAATGATTTCCTAGTATatgaacaatatatatatatatatatatatatataatcacataatacaaataaataaaaattgtctattattaaaattcatACTTCTGTCACTCTCATAATCGGATTGTTTTGTTatgtaaaattaattattactCGATGATGAATCAGTTGAAGAAGTTGACGTACTATATAAGTAATTGTCACTAACTTCGTTTTGATCGTCATCCCCGGATACATTATCATCtgcatttatatttctttctaTGAATCGCTTTTCACTCTTGGGCTGTTTCCTTCCTGTGTATTGATTAGCAAAATCAATTGCTGGAGAAGTCTCACCCTCCTCTATCaatctttttctttctgtAAGAGTTTTATTTAGAAACTTTTTGGGgtcatcattattttctttatcagAATCATTATcagttaatttttcatataatttttttcctAATGCTTTTTTTAATAGCATTTCTCGAACCTCGAAATATAAATCTTTGGGGgcattatttaattgcaattgattctttttgaaatacGATCTGAAATCATTTATATGTTTCTTAAAttctaattcattttgtttCATCCATGATATATTCAACTCTTCTCTTGTAGCTCCTCTAGTAAAATTTctcattaaatatttatcataaTCTCgaataatatttgttatAATATCACTAGTTGAGACATCTTCAGTTCTTTGTGTTACCAAAAATTTACCAATTTCTTTTACAGgtttataaatatcatcaCTATCTGTACCAACATACGGAATATCATCATGAGCCACATAGTCAATATTATACTCATCTAAAAAGTCTAAGGTAACACACCATGGTGCATCAGCGATAACTTCGTCGACCCATTTACAATGTCTCAGTGTCTCGCATCTTTGTTTATCTGTAAGAACGGTTAAACCTTTTAACTTATGCGTTACTTCATCACTTGGAACACCACATATTAACGTGACATTCAGAAAGGATTTTTTACATTGCTCCAATTGCTTCATATGACCTAGATGGAATAAGTCAAAAACACCATCCGCATATATACGAATTGGTCTATCTTTTCGTGGTATATTAAATGGATATCCAGCAGGCCTAAATCTACGAAGTTCTTCAGGTAATTTTGCattcaattctttttctctCTCTATATAAtccttttcttctttactTACCTTCTTATCCTCACTAAAGTGCTGACGCTTTTGTGTTTTATCAGAGTCTTCATCCCATGACATGCAATTTGACGGAGCCCTATcattattaccattattatctCTAAAGTTGGATACTGCCACGTTATTTATATGGGCAGACTTCGGATCTTCCAATTCATTCAGTTTTCTCTTCTTCCCTAAACTGAATATATTAgataatgaagaatttgatatcttcttcttcaatattgaTCTTCTCTTGCCATTAGCCATATCTTCCTATTTTACAATGTGTGATATTGTTAGCTTTTAGtcttgtttttttattatttgaataactttttctttttatgCAACAATATTCCATTAATCGACAGTAGGCCTTCGAAGGCAGTATGTTGATATGGATGATGATAGAGTAGGAAAGGGTATATGCATATACACACATTATACCTTTATAAATGAGTATTATTACCGTTATAAAAAACATTTTAGTGAATCAATTTAAGTAACTCTTAACTGTCCCTCAAATGAATCAATCTCTTTTGTTACTTAGCAATAGTTGCCCTTAAAATTGCCAAGCGTCATCATAAACGATAAGATATTCGAACTAATAATTGAATACTCATAAAGAGATAACTAACGCTATTAAAAGTAAAGTCTTTTTAAAAGTTAATAACGACTGTGACAGTATTAAACTGATTACTTTAAATTTCTTGGCTATGGTTAACCTTAATGAAACAGTTTGCCTATACCTTGAGATAATGCAGGAAATATTATTGGCTTAAGAATGGTCGGTTTAATATATCTTGTATTAATTCTGATACACTGTTTATTAGAAACATGATTtaatcatatatattgaaggatttgaaagaatagaattttttaaaaaatacgaagtatgaatatatttaagtGAACTTTGTTTGTAAATACACGTTAGGAAGATAATcattttgataatatttaaatcagCTTATCAGCCcttatttttgttatcaATTCAGCTACTGAATCAACTTGAATACCTGCATCTCTTGGTTTGGGTTCCTCCAATTTTATGACTTTCAATTGAGATCCAGTATCaacatctttaaataattcgTGATCTAAGCCAAGTTTCTCTATTGGTAGTTTTTTTGCcttcattaattttgaaagacTTACATATCTTGGAGTGTTTAATCTCAAATCTGTAGTGATAACCATTGGTAAAGAAGAAACTAAATATTCTTCACCACCGTCGATTTCTCTAGTAACTTTGATCTTATCACCTTCTAGTAGTTCAACTTTTGCTGCATTAGTAGCTTGTGGCCAATTCAAAAGACCTGCTAATATTTGGCCTGTATTGCTGCTATCATCGTCAATTGCTTGCTTACCTAGgataattaaatttgagTTACTTTTTTCGaccattttttttaataactttGCAATCGCGAGAGGTTCTAGTGAAGCATCTCCAGAATCAATTAATGTTGAGCTATCGACACCTTTAGCTAAACAATTTCTAATGATATCCTGAGCTTTGTTTTGGCCAATGCTTACACAATGCACATTTTCGACTTTGTCATTATGGGACTCCTTAATTCTTAAGGCTTCCTCAACGGCTATATCATCGAAAGGGTTGATACTGAATTTGATACCTTTTGTGTTGATAGTACCATCTACTAACCTTGGTCTGATCTGATAATCAATGGCTCTCTTAACTGGGACCAAAATACGCAAGTACGATTTTGAAGACATACTATATTAATTGGTTTCACTATGCTGACAGAATTACAGTCAAAAATACATGTCAGTTCGAAAGATTATCCGTACAGTAAGAACAGTATACACTTTCAAgacaattaaaatattaccattttataattttaaatttcagTATATCCATTTTGGATTTCTATTATTCCCAGCGTTAATTTTCcaatattgaaaaagttCTGCGAGGCATGCATACATTCATATAACAAAAGACAGAAAGATGATGGCACTTATTATGGTAATGGGAACCGTATTGCCTCATCTGCCTTTTCAAAACAAGGACACATTTTCATATAGTTAAACGGTGTTTATATAGCTCTAATCATTTTAAACTCAAGGACAATATTTCTACTATAcatgtatatttttttctaacAATAAACACTCAAGTTATAAACACACCACTGCAAGTGAAAGAATTATCCCCTAGTGATCAAGCTTGAGATGTTTAACGGTCAGACCTCTATGAAGTAAACGAAAATCAAACAGTGAACAATTTTGTGCTTTCATCTAAGAGTTATTGTACTCAGTAATAGTGGCAACGTATTCACGGGACATGAACACAACGCATGCAATATTAACAATCCGAACTTTTAACAACTTTTCGCATATTTATCcaattcaattcaataGCATAAAACGAAGCAAAGGGTAAACCATAAAGCACTATCTGAACGATCTGGATCTATATCTCTTACCAAGTGATGATGGGACAAAGGAATTGCATATTAACAAACATCACCTTCACCCGGACGCCAGTTCACGGTAACAATCTTGAACAATTTAGTGCAACCTAATAATTTCGTAGCCTCTCTCTGTCTCGCTCTGGCCCCACCGAGAACAACAAGCTGAATCGAACATGTAATGCATGCGTGATTCCACTATATCTCGGACAACGgtcaatataaaaatttggaTGTTGGAGTCTGGCAGGAGCCTGGTAGAAGCCTCATACGGGCTAGACAGGAGCCACGTAGGAGCCAGTTGGGAGCTAAAAAACCGAACACGGCGCAAGATAAGTGAGAAATAAGTAAGGTGTGAACACCAGAGAGAGTAGGTGTGCTCGACACTGTTCCGGACATTATCGCGGACAACAGACACTACAACTGTACTCACCGGGCCAAAGAAGACCGCCAATTACAACGCATGAGAAAAacatgaaaattttttttatccaTTTATTTACGTTTAGTTACTGCAAAACAAGCCGTTACAATCATGTCGACATCAACTGTCTTGGAAACACAGactttatttaataaacatataattttctttaattgtGCAATTGGCAGCACTCACTTCGTACGAGCAGCCGATCACGAGCTGCAGCACAGAAACAGACACAACACCCACGCGGAAAAGGGTGGCCCGATCAAGCCACAATCCAGGGTCGCAGCAGGGAATAGGAAGGTCTTCCCTAGCAGTCGTTCTATGTGGCATGTGCGCCCATTCGtttgttttttcaattgcttCTCCGGCGAAGCGAATCCCATTCGGAATCTCGGAACAGTGGCGCGCTACTTAGTCACCAACCGCGCGAACGGCCTCGGGAATACGAACGTGTTCCTTAGGCCGTTCGCCacttcaattttttcttccatTTGGCTTTCACCCCTTCACGCCATACTCGTACACAGAACCTATATTGCAGCTGCGATGTTGGCAAGGAAAAGGGAAGGCCGAGAACTGGCAGTACCACAAGAACATCCAGTAAGACAcgatatatatacttatgTGTATGTATCCGTCACGGTTTTCACATCGCCCACGGCACTCCGACTCGGCGGCAAACACAACACTAGACGAGCCGCTATCGACATGGCGTCCAGCTCGCAGCAGGCTCAAGTGCAGGGACGCCCAAAAAGGAAACTTCCCATGTTTGACCGGGCCACCGAGATGGCACAGTCGCCGTTTTCACACCACACCGCTCTTAACGCAGCGTTGCACGTTCATTTACGAGATACAGAGCGCAGGGGATACCGTGTCAGGCCCAACTAAAAAGGTTATCTAGCATGTTAGAGAACGAGATTATCCGGAACTGTTCACAAAAACGAAAACAGTTATGCTAAAAAAGCACCTTGGAGGTCTCGCAGCTTGTTGGTGCTGCCATGCTGCGTTGTTCTCTGTCCCGATCTCGTTTTCCAATCCACATCGTCGTATTTTTCCTGACAAATTGGGAACGTAGCaatcaaaaagaaaattttttccttttcttttttcttttttcgtAAAAGAAGTGTTATATAGAGTCTATCCGtcaattaatcaatttcaCACgtacatatatgtatacatatataaagaaagaaatatacCTTTTCCTtagttttttaatttccttGTTTTAACTCACCACGAGCAAACTATTTTGTTATCGATAGTCTATACACTTTGATATATACACTATttgatttcatttaattgaataagTATTCGgatttgtttttctttattttttagtgttaaaaaaaatataaaaaccAACGTTCACTTTACAGCTCACACATCCACGAAAAGAACTATCTGGTTTAATCTATTAGTAAATCGAATAACATAAAGATTGAAGTTACTaaacttttatatatttataatcgTTTTCTCTATTTCTATTGTTTTCCTTTACAGATTTTGCTAGCTATTTCTGTGCTTTTTCATTTCCAAAGAGTCATTTCTAATTGAAGTAtaagatattaaatttattttgatacTTTCCTAGAATTTGGCTATTTGCTTAAAGCGCTAATAGTATTTATTGcgaaaaatattatttttaaaaaaaattattcaaaaaacgAAAAAATAAGACCTAGAAGTAAGgataattaataaatttaaatccaTGTTAGTAACAAAGATCTTATACGGATCATTGCTGCCACTACTTTGGTGTTTGCAGTTAGTTTATGCTACAGATGGTGGTACAACGTTTTATTGTCAAGATGGCCTGACTACTGTCTCGACTTCTACAAGTCTAGAGGATAATTTAGTCTTTTTTTTTACGACGTACACTTATATTTACTACCCATATACGACTACTACAATTACAACTACATATCAAACGTCTGGCCCTTCAACCACTATCACTTCGACTTCTGTGGTCACAAATGCTAATGGTTCTAACTCTGGAGTCTGTTTGAAGACTATAAGCCTTCAAACCTTCACCCCATTGATCTTTGACATAACTACTATTACCATTGGTTCCCCCGTTGCTAGTAGAACTACATACTCTACTtcaatttacaaaaatgcTAATTCTTTGACTGAAACCACCATTTATTACGTCGCTATTCCATATAGTAGCTCTACTCAAACAGTCAGAACTACCAGTCAATTCAGCGGTAATTCCCAAACCTATAACACTGCTTACAGAACTGTAACCGGTACTTCCGGTAACCAAACTATATATACCACATACTATGTTGCTGTTCCAACCAATCTATTACATTCCACCACGACAAATGACGGTTGGACTGGCAATTTCGCCACAACATGGTCTACACAATTTGTGACCACTACAGGTGGCGATGGATTAGCCACCCCTGGTAGTATTTATTGGGTCCACACAGCGAGAGCAGCTGGTATTACAATCACCGGTACATGGTCAGGCACGTTCACGACTTTCTACTCCACTAGTTATTCCTACTCCACTAGTTATTTATTGCTCCTTGCACTTACAACATACACCACAACATACTACTACATCAATATCCctcaatatttttacagCACCACGAGCACTACTGCCTCTACAGGATCTGGTACAGTTACATATTCTACCTCTATCTATTCTGTTACCGGTTCTGATGGGAACGTAACGACCAGCATCATCTATTATGTTGCTACCCCTACACGTCAATACACCGCTACTTCTCGCACTACCAGTAATTTCGATGGTGCATCAAACACTTACAGTACTATGTTTACCACTTTTACCGATGCGAGTGGAAATGCCACTACACAGACGACATACTATGTTGCTGTTCCAACCAATCTATTACATTCCACCACGACAAATGACGGTTGGACTGGCAATTTCGCCACAACATGGTCTACACAATTTGTGACCACTACAGGTGGCGATGGATTAGCCACCCCTGGTAGTATTTATTGGGTCCACACAGCGAGAGCAGCTGGTATTACAATCACCGGTACATGGTCAGGCACGTTCACGACTTTCTACTCCACTAGTTATTCCTACTCCACTAGTTATTTTTTGCTCGTTCCTCTCATATACACTACAACATACTACTACATCAATATCCctcaatatttttacagCACCACCAGCACTACTGCCTCTACAGGATCTGGTACAGTTACATATTCTACCTCTATCTATTCTGTTACCGGTTCTGATGGGAACGTAACGACCAGCATCATCTATTATGTTGCTACCCCTACACGTAAATCTACCGCTACCTCTAGTACTACCAGTAACTACAATGGCAATACTATGACTTACACAACCGTTATCAACACTTACACTGATGCGAGTGGAAATGCCACTACTCAGACGACATACTATGTTGCTGTTCCTACCAACTATTTAAAATCTACTACTACTAATGACGGTTGGACCGGTGGTGTTGCGACTACATGGTCTACACAATATGTGACGACCACTGGTGTCGATGGATCTACCACTCCAGGTACTATATATTGGGTTCACACATCGAGAGCAGGTGGTATTACAGTCACCGGTACATGGTCAGGCACATTCACGACTTTCTACTCCACCAGTATTTCCTATTCTACTAGTTatctaatattatttcCTGTTGACACATCCACTACAACATTCTACTACATTTATATCCCAGCATTCAACAGGACATTAACCACTACTTCCTATGGCAGATTGTCATATACCACAACATATTCCACTTCGATATTCTCAGTTACTGACTCTAATGGAAACGTAACAACAAGTACCATTTACTACGTCGTAACATCTCAGAGAGTATCACAAGAGACTGATAGAACTACCAGTAATTTCAATGGTGCATCAAACACTTACAGTACTAAGTTTACCACTTTTACTGATGCGAGTGGAAATGCCACTACACAGACGACATACTATGTTGCTGTTCCAACCAATCTATTACATTCCACCACGACAAATGACGGTTGGACTGGCAATTTCGCCACAACATGGTCTACACAATTTGTGACCACTACAGGTGGCGATGGATTAGCCACCCCTGGTAGTATTTATTGGGTACACACTTCTAGAAATGCTGGTGTTACTTTCTCAAGTGATTGGACAGGTTCTTTCACTACTGTTTGGTCAACTGCCGTCTCATATGATGTCTGGCATATTGCTGGTATCCCTTATGCAACAAGTACTACAACTTACTATTATCTTAACATACCTCATTATGGTTCAACTATCACTAATACCAGTTGGGGAAGTCATGCTTATACAACTACTGTTAGCAGTTTGTTAACATCTTATACACAAGATAATGGTGATGTTACAACAATTACATATTATTACATCGAAACACCGGTTCGTCGTAGTACATCTAGCAATACAATGGAAATTGATATTGGTGGCTTACAATCCTCTACATATTTATCTGTTTCTAGAACGGTTACCGATGATGCTGGTATCGAAACAACCGAAACTACATATTTCATTGCTATTCCTACTGCTCTTTTCAGTACAACAACTACTGCGCCATGGACAGGTTGGTATACCTACACATACTCTATTGGAACTGATGTTGTTACAGGCGATGATGGATTTACATCCACAAAAACAGTCTATCATGTCGCTACACCAACTCCTTGGGGTTATTGGATAACTACTTACTGGACTGGAACATATACGACATATTACCAGGATGGTTATACTTTGGCTTTTGGTTTCCTGTTCATATTCTTTGGTCTATGGCTTTTCCCACTTTATTACTTGGAGACACCTTTACGTGCTACGACATTTACCACTGGGACTTACGCTTGGGATAGTAACTACAGTTC is a window encoding:
- the TPHA0J03210 gene encoding choline-phosphate cytidylyltransferase (similar to Saccharomyces cerevisiae PCT1 (YGR202C); ancestral locus Anc_5.137), translating into MANGKRRSILKKKISNSSLSNIFSLGKKRKLNELEDPKSAHINNVAVSNFRDNNGNNDRAPSNCMSWDEDSDKTQKRQHFSEDKKVSKEEKDYIEREKELNAKLPEELRRFRPAGYPFNIPRKDRPIRIYADGVFDLFHLGHMKQLEQCKKSFLNVTLICGVPSDEVTHKLKGLTVLTDKQRCETLRHCKWVDEVIADAPWCVTLDFLDEYNIDYVAHDDIPYVGTDSDDIYKPVKEIGKFLVTQRTEDVSTSDIITNIIRDYDKYLMRNFTRGATREELNISWMKQNELEFKKHINDFRSYFKKNQLQLNNAPKDLYFEVREMLLKKALGKKLYEKLTDNDSDKENNDDPKKFLNKTLTERKRLIEEGETSPAIDFANQYTGRKQPKSEKRFIERNINADDNVSGDDDQNEVSDNYLYSTSTSSTDSSSSNN
- the CAL4 gene encoding Cal4p (similar to Saccharomyces cerevisiae YJR011C; ancestral locus Anc_5.150); its protein translation is MRASEMGTKNLDPQDIVNIELLDFDKKNREINDFTNRLSSGNNPADSKYITTCIDYFINVGCLVMDIMHFCYHIENTDKYIVDKVIQKSLQNSRKMFQAVLDVKEARLLELNNKYDEKYVLEQNEQGIVRDTSRLSDYRKIFDKKLITTIQREVEIIMGYCNVLFEKENDKKVRCQLILTNILTGLINANVFLQKIPIKSEIMNDTQLELRLNIFVTDIVRSWSSQVVVFNQFVFDELCQNQNIIREYCAEQKVEITTETLLKNVAEFNIFRKWLGVNVWGSKA
- the SKI6 gene encoding exosome non-catalytic core subunit SKI6 (similar to Saccharomyces cerevisiae SKI6 (YGR195W); ancestral locus Anc_5.146) — its product is MSRFEIYSPEGLRLDGRRWNEVRRFECSINTHAHAADGSSYLEQGNNKIITLVKGPKEPSLRSQANSLKATMDVSVNITRFSKFERSAISHKNERRVLEIQTALLRTFEKNIMLHLYPRTQISIQVHILQQDGGMFASLINGITLALIDAGIAMYDYVSGISIGLFDTTPLLDVNTLEENAMSTVTLGVIGKSEKLSLLSVEDKIPLDRLESVLAIGIAGAHRLRDLMDEELRKHAHKRVIKASTK
- the CIR1 gene encoding Cir1p (similar to Saccharomyces cerevisiae YGR207C; ancestral locus Anc_5.126), with the protein product MSSKSYLRILVPVKRAIDYQIRPRLVDGTINTKGIKFSINPFDDIAVEEALRIKESHNDKVENVHCVSIGQNKAQDIIRNCLAKGVDSSTLIDSGDASLEPLAIAKLLKKMVEKSNSNLIILGKQAIDDDSSNTGQILAGLLNWPQATNAAKVELLEGDKIKVTREIDGGEEYLVSSLPMVITTDLRLNTPRYVSLSKLMKAKKLPIEKLGLDHELFKDVDTGSQLKVIKLEEPKPRDAGIQVDSVAELITKIRADKLI
- the TPHA0J03230 gene encoding uncharacterized protein translates to MSTSTVLETQTLFNKHIIFFNCAIGSTHFVRAADHELQHRNRHNTHAEKGGPIKPQSRVAAGNRKVFPSSRSMWHVRPFVCFFNCFSGEANPIRNLGTVARYLVTNRANGLGNTNVFLRPFATSIFSSIWLSPLHAILVHRTYIAAAMLARKREGRELAVPQEHPVRHDIYTYVYVSVTVFTSPTALRLGGKHNTRRAAIDMASSSQQAQVQGRPKRKLPMFDRATEMAQSPFSHHTALNAALHVHLRDTERRGYRVRPN